The genomic segment TTTACATGCATAAAACATATGTTATCCCTCACATGGAGCAACCTCCGCCTCAGGTACGATGTTGGCCGAAGATTCCGTCACCGCAGACACCACCACAGCAACGATGTTGGCCGAAGATGCTGTCCCTGCATACACCACAACAGCCACAGCCACAGCCACAGCCACAGCAACGATGTTGGCCGAAGATGATGTCCCTGCATACACCACAACAGCCACAGCCACAGCCACAGCCACGATGTTGGCCGATGATGCTGTCCCTGCAGACACAACCACAATCACAGCCACAGCCACGATTTTGGCAAAAGATACGATCACTGCAGATACCGACACAATGGTGGGATACGATGTATTCCAAGCAAGGGTTATGTATCGCCATTGTTTCGCTGATCTCCATAATCTTCATTTGTCTAGTAGCCACCATCATTTGGCTCTCATTTCTACCTAAATATATGAAATACTCGATCGAGCAGGGATCCATCTCCGGCTACAGCTTCAAGAACGATACGCTCAACGCGAACTTCCACTTCCTGCTCCAAGCAAACAATCCGAACAGCGGGTTCGCAATATATTACAAGGCAGTGAATGTTTCGGTGTCGTACGAGGGCACGACGCTGTCCGATAACAGCACTGTCCCTACATTCCACCAGCCGAGCAGAAACATCACGCATGTGAGTTTTGATTTGGTGGCGAAAGATGTGCGGATTAACAGGACCGTGGCTCTGGATTTGAACGCGGAGTTTGAGTCTGGGGATGTTGCATTGGATTTGAGATTGTGGTCGAAGATGATGATGGAGTTCGGGGGTTTCAGGATCCATCGCGGGCTTACTGTTCATTGTAAGGGTTTGAAGGTGCCATTTTCTTCGTCTAAAGTGTTTGAGAAGGTTGCTTGTCGCAAACATGTATTTGACTAAGTATCATAAATCATTACAATGTTCTCTTAAATGAAtttgtttttgaagatttttagaaaatttatttatttaagttttggttatgtatgtttatatatatatacaccattAATTTTATCTTGCTTAAAATTTACTAGCTTCTCGAACATAAAACATTTGTTAttcatcttttaatttttacccGCATGCATGATATAAACCAttgttttcctttttttttttttttgaaaatttattaattccgtcgtttatatttttggttatttatgtTTAGCTTTTAATATATCAGTGagtttttttattcaatttttaatttggatttagaatatatatatatatacatattaatattttattctcCCTTTATTAACTTTTTGTGGTTAAAATTTTACCCAAGTTGTAAGTAATTCAGTGCTAATTTTGTCTGCaacgatattttattttatttgttccaAAGCATAAGCAGAGCTCGAGTATTGTCACTGTCAAGCTACTTGAGATTCGAGCATGGTTCGCCGAAACGGGAACGGAACCGGCATTTCAGAACCGGAACGTCAGCAACCTTGACGAGGTTCCGGGGTGTGTAGGTTGATGGCTTGTATCGGCGTTTCATATACCGAAAACGGAGATATAACTATGGAAAACAGGGATATAACGGTGGAACGGAACCGGAACGCAGTTCGCGACGGTTTTGTTTTGAACTGTCGctactagcgacggtttttattcAACCGTCGCCGatgtaaaccgtcgctatagttagcgacggtttgaataaaatcgtcgctaaattaaaatcggcgacggttgaTAAAAAACAGTCGCTgaatttagcgacgatttttcataaaaccgtcgcaaattcgaATCAGCGACGGACTTAATATTGCACGTATCTTTGCTTTCTATTACAAATAATGCAATTGTAGGTCCTATTGCACGTCGTATCTTTACTTTGTAGTACAAATAATGCAATTTTGAGCACATGCATTGTTTGGATAAAACCGTCgccaaattaaattttttatttacatcaaataatctatttaaatgatatttattttaatttttatatttctaaatatttttcaaaatttttaatttttatatatttataatattttttttaaacacccGTTCCGCGACCGTTCCGCGAAATTTCATTGTAACTGGAATGGTAGCATCCGTTCCGATCTCCGCGACCGCGACAGCAAACCATGGATTCGAGGCTTGACAACAGCAGTCACGCACACAATTAACAAATCTGAGTATTGTCATCGTCCTGCTATTTGAGTTGAGCTCAGATAGGAATAGGAGAGGATCGGGCCAACTCAATCTTCTATTCAAAATCATATGTACTAGACCCTGGAGTACGGGCGAATTCGGAGGAAGCACATGCCACTCAGCGCTTAAGAAAGGCTTTCCCAGAGTGGCAAGGGGGTTCCCTGCAGATCCTTCATCTCAAACGCCTTGCAACAATTGTTGGCCAAATAAATGTGGAGGTTAGCAGATGGGGAATTGGGTGGTTGCTGGTTGGGAGATTGTGGGAGCTCTATTTAATAGAGCTCTCATTCACCATTCTTATCATCCCTTCCATCAGCTCTTCTTTCCAGTATCTATTCTTCTTTAAGTGtgtaattatataatatttgtgaggtgttttgttctcctgtattaagagagtgtgtgttctctttggaaacacagtaaGTGATTGTACACCGTAAGATATTATAGTGGatatcttttcatcttgcccgtggttttttaccctaataatttttaggggtttttcacgtaaatctcagtgtccagtttattctttattttcgggttttattatctcaaattaccgcAAGTGGGACCAaccagtggtatcagagccttggtttaaaatttcttaaaattctgagtatgctctgtggttgcagcctagactgatcttccacatcagaaaagattttttgagattttttttaaggcgggattattttgtccagtctactaaaattgttgtagacataatggcgggaaggtacgagatagcaaagttcaatggaagcaatgttatgctgtggaaaataaagatacaagcaattttaagaaaggagaattgcttggcggctattggagatagaccggtggagattacggatgatggaaagtggaacgagatgaatgataatgttgttgccaatttacacttggctatagctgatgaagttttgtcaagtatctctgagataaaaacagccaaagttatctgggatactctgacaaagatgtacgaggtcaagtcgctacacaacatgattttcctaaagagaaggctttatactcttcggatggcggaatcctcatcgatgaccgaccatatcaatacactaaatactctatttgcccaactcacttccatggggcataaaataggggaaaatgaacgtgcggagcttctacttcaaagtctaccagattcatacgatcaacttatcatcaacattaccaacaatattctgatgggctttctaagattcgacgatgtcttaactgcggttctcggagaagaaagccggcgcaagaataaggaagacatgttggtaacttcgaagcagACATAGGCTTTGCCGATGATAAGAgaaagatttatggaccgtgattCTAGTGGGAGTCAaaggcgaggtagatcaaagtcgagaagtaagaagaaaaatatttaatgctttaaatgtggcgatAAATGGCACTTCAAGagagagtgtacgagtatcgataaaagttctcaaggaaatgtggccagtacttcaggcagtggtgaaatattattcagcgaagcagcaacagttgcagaaggcagacacaaattttgtgacacatggattatggattcaggagcgacgtggcatatgacgtctcggagagaatggtttgatcattatgaaccagtctcaggaggatctatattcatgggaaatgatcatgccttggaaatcgctggggtcggtactgtcaaaattaaaatgtttgatgacaccattcgcaccacacaggaggtacgacatgtgaaaggactgatgaaaaatcttttgtctttggggcaattggatgacatcgggtgcaaaactcgtatcgagaacgagatcatgaaaattgtgaaaggcgcgcttgtggttatgaaggcggaaaaggttgctgcaatctgtatgtacttttgggagaaacacacaaagaggcggagctagctgttgcatcaaatggttcaggagaagaattaacagtgttatggcataaaaagctcgggcatatgtcagaacgggggttgaaaattctctcagaacggaagctgctgccgggacttacaaaaatgtcattacccttttgtgagcattgtgttaccagtaaacaacacagattaaagtttgacaCTTCTACTTCCAGGAGCAAAATCATATTGGatctgattcattcggatgtttggcaagcaccggttgtatccctaggatgagcgagatactttgtctcgttcattgatgatttctctaggagatgttgggtgtatccaatcaagaagaaatcagatgttttccaagtcttcaaagatttcaaaacgcgggttgaacttgattctgaaaagaaaatcaagtgtctgaggactgacaatggaggagaatacaccagtgacgaatttgatgcatattgtcaacatgagggcatcaagagaCAGTTCACGACGgtttacacacctcaacagaatggagtggcggagcggatgaacagaaccttgttggacagaacaagagctatgttgaggactgcaggtctagaaaagtcattttgggcggaagcagtcaaaaccgcttgttatattatcgaTCGTTCTCTTTCAGTgacgattgatctgaagactccgatggagatgtgaactGAGAAGCcaacagattattctcatttgcatacatttggaagtccggtgtacgttctgtacaatgagcaagaaagatcgaagttggattcgaaatccagaaaatgtatcttcttgggttatgctgatggagtaaaggggtttcgcttgtgggatcctactgttcacaagcttgtcatcagcagagatgttatcttcgaggaagataaagtaaagggagacaaaggcacattgaattcagaaactactatatttcaggtggaGAATAAGACAGACGAAGGTcaaatttcttgtgaagcagtaccagagcacgaagaacaagaacatgttgagtctgaaatTTCCAATGTGAGACAGTCAACTCGAGatagaagaccaccaggttggctttcagattatgtcactgaaaacaacattgcatattgtctattatcagaggatggtgagccatcgagttttcatgaggctactcaaagctcggatgtatctttgtggatgatagcaatgcaagaagaattggaggcattagacatgaataaaacttgggatcttgttacactaccacgagagAGGAAAGCCATTGGTAACAGAtgagtctataagatcaagcgtaatggtaataaccaagtggagcggtatcgtgctaggttggtggtaaaagggtatgctcagaaagaaggcattgacttcaatgagatattttctcctgtggttcggcttacaacagtcagagtagtgttggcattATGTGCGGTGTTTGAGCAATTCCTCATGTTAGTAGATGATGCGGAGACGCTGACATATAACGACGTTGCTGTATTTGTCTTTTACCAAAAACATTCTTAGTCTAGCAAAGAATTGAGCATCGATATCTCTGAGACTTGCTAACTTTTGATTTAGTAGGGTTATattttgacaatatcaacatctccTAGTCTTTGAGTTAGTATCCCAATCTCACCGAAACCCAAAGTGTTCTTATATAGCTTTGACAAAGTTTAGTCCTCTATATGAAACTGATTCGAAAAGATACAGCCAATGGTATTTTACTATTTTATAGGAATATGACAGATTACAAGTGAGACACCTTTTAAAAATGGAAGCAAGGATCCAATTTACACAGATGGTGGTAcgtattttataaatatagaaGAAACGGGAGAAAAATGGATTCACAGAACTTATTTCAAGTCCTTAAGCTGTAAAAGCATGGGGTCATTCTATTTTTTCCAACACTTCCAACCTGGTTTTCCTTTTCCAGCCTTTCATTGTTGCGACCAGGTTGATCAACCCAATAATTTGGGTCTTACTATATTCCTGCAAATAAAGAAGGCATGTCACTTCAAAAACAAAGCGGTGGATGTtccaaaataatattatttggcTGACTTAAGTCTAATTTTCATACTGGATGAGCGCGTGACCAGTGAACATATTCAGTTTCTGGAAGGTAGAAGGCCTGTTTACAAGTGACAACAAAAACGGTGTAAACATCAGATGGTTGCTGCTGGGATGCTGATCTATACGTTTACAGACACACTTGGAGTGTAAAGCCACATTTCGAGTATGAAAATCAGCAAGTTTTTACCCATTTGAAAAGACACTACATGCAGTATTACCTTGATAAAAGTTTCAACCACCTGCAATTTGGGTCCAACTTCAATTGAGACGAAGTGCTTTAGGCCATTTATTAAAACCTGAGAACAGGAAGGCTCAATGAAATCCAGAAGGAAAAGTAAACAGAGGGAAAAGAAAAAACATCATTCAAGCACAAGTAAAGAAAAACCTGAAGATCCAATGACATAAGTGCCCTCCCTTCATCTGTACATCGTTTCACTCTAGATAGACCTTCAATGAGGCTTTCAGCAATATTTTCAAGTCCATATTCTAAGAGGAGATCTTGAACCTGGAATCAAGTAAACAGCAGGGAGCAGAAATATATATACCATTAACTTTGATAATGACTGCATGACCAAAAACTTAATCAAGCCCAATAAATAAATGCAGGAAACATAGTCGAATGACACTTGTTAAAATTGATTGTCACTTTGTCCAAGGGAAATTGGAGACCTGTATGTGTCTACACACGGGCAACTTGTGAATGTACTCATCAAAGTGTAAAGTGGCACATCTTCAGAATATTGTCTCCTGGGAATGGAACATATGTTCTCTAGCTTTGAGGGGGAGTAtgggaaaataaaataatagctTGTATATATGTATGTCAGCTAATTAGAAGATTTATGTAAAAATCTGTATCACTAGAATCAGACTGATTTGATTAATTTTCTATTTTGTTAGGATATCCCATAAATCACGAGACCTGACAAGTtcctatttttcttttgtaggataattaaataatagacaAGAGTgtattataattatatcaatgaAGAGAAAATCGCCATCTACATGGTTAAAAAGCATAGAAGGGAATTTGCTGCAGCATACACTCATAGCCGGCGAACAACAGCGCCTAGCACATTCAAGTGAAAAGTTACTGAAAAACTAAAACCGCCCACCTACCACCACAATTTCACAATCCTACAGCAAAATTCGCTGGGCCGTTGAGAATGTCAACCAGCCAACAAGAATCCCATAGTTTCACACTATATAAAATTCTCATTAGAATCCAAGTTGTAAGCATTTATGAGTATCTTAGAGCAATCTTTACCTCCTTTCGGATACCCCCATGAGCAAGCCTTGTTTTGTAGTGTTTAAATTCTCCCAGCAATAAATCAACATACCTGTTAAAACAATTATATGTGGTCCTTAAATCCTCCAGCAAcaaataatgatatatattctatTCACACGAGGTAATGCACAAAGTAGCCAATGCATGAAATACGTAAATCTTGGACTCAGAGGAGACAAGTTGAGACATTATAACCTAGGTTGAAGATCCataataaatttactaaattgTATGGGAGCTATATGACGAGGGTTCAAGCTTATAGAAGAGGTAAAGACTCCGAAAACCAAGAAATGAAAAATAACAAGTTTGCAATGCATTTGCGATTGTGTTTCAAAAATTTGTTCATTCCTTTTCAAACTCAACATACCAAAACCATATCACAAACTTGTTCTTTTCGAACCactttcaattttaattttcaaagaGCAAACATAACATTTTACAAAACACCTTCAGACTTCCAAATTTCTGCTTCATGCTTATTAAACATATATGGACTCCAAATCTCAATATTCTTCAGCAGTCATACTTCCTTtacatttcaaatctttttttttttacgaacAAGGAGAAGTAACTGAATAAATTTGACCCATCAAATATTGTTATATGATCTAAGGTCTTGATAATTCATTTTTTGTAGATTACATTCTTTTTTTCTAATTAATTCTTTTATATGATGCCATTAAGATTGCACTTGGATCAATGAATTTGATTTGGAGAAAGCTATTTGATTTGAGAAATGAACTTCGAATGACACCTATTTTGGAAGTATTTGCTATTGGAATTGCATAACTTGATATAGTGTGTATTTGAAATTCACTTAAATTTTGTACATTCAAACAAGCTAAATGAAATAAATGGTTTGAAAATTATCGATCCAAGCGCAATCTAAAAAAAGCACTTCCTTGGTTTGAAAATTATCGATCCAAGCGCAATCTAAAAAAAGCACTTCCTCGATGTGATGAACGTGTTAAAAAGGATAGGGAACCTACCCATTATGCTCTAACCCAAGTTCCTTCACCTCCCATTTAGCATTGGCAATCCGATCAACATACCTGCTCAATTTTTTTCCAGTCAATACCACAACAATATGGCTAAGCAATTAGAAAAGACACTGCAAGAAGGAAAACAAGATATGCCATTAACAATTTACTGCTGCTAAATTAAAATGCCAAAAGCAACCGTCAATCGAACTGTATATCTGCCTATTTTCAGTCAGACCCCGAACTTTAAATAACCCACCAAAAAAATATGTCACGAAACAAAAGACAAAAACCCATCCAAGCAGCTACTCCTATCAGATAACGGAAGAAACCGAAGTGAGTGATAACTTGATTTCAACACATATGATGGAAACGACTAGATTAATGTCAACAGTGAGATGATTGATCTTCACTTATATGACAATTTAAAGTGAGAAATGCAGGAGTTCTGTTTATTGAAAAATAGGGTTTCAGGCTACATGATGTCAGATAAACTGAAGATTCCAAGGTTGAAAGATCCGTGATGAGCAGCTGGTCGAGGATTTTCTCACGGATTCGATATCTAGTAACTTGCTTTCCTTTTACCTATTGAGCATTAATGGTTCTGAAATTGTGGCACTTAAAAGTTATCTCCTGTACCTCGGGTTGTCTGGGAAATGTTACACATAATAATTGACCAACTTTTAAGTGCATTGGAAATTTTTCACAACCAAAGGAATGTACAaccgatgattgattgaataATATCTCATCATCTCTCACCCATCAACATGAAGTAGCAATCTCGCAGTA from the Primulina tabacum isolate GXHZ01 chromosome 16, ASM2559414v2, whole genome shotgun sequence genome contains:
- the LOC142528548 gene encoding uncharacterized protein At1g08160-like, translated to MKYSIEQGSISGYSFKNDTLNANFHFLLQANNPNSGFAIYYKAVNVSVSYEGTTLSDNSTVPTFHQPSRNITHVSFDLVAKDVRINRTVALDLNAEFESGDVALDLRLWSKMMMEFGGFRIHRGLTVHCKGLKVPFSSSKVFEKVACRKHVFD